One window from the genome of Cryptomeria japonica chromosome 6, Sugi_1.0, whole genome shotgun sequence encodes:
- the LOC131068705 gene encoding linamarin synthase 1: MTMNGVKDLTVHAVLVPFPAQGHLNAMIHLADLLAARGFFITFVNTEWTEKRMFGSAKHKSQLHHTKPNFRFLSFPDGLPAEHGRTSLLGELFTALAKRGDALEILLRTESGNGVPPVTCIISDCCMSCTASVAANMQVPRVVFWPICAAASIAQKYANSLLSQGHIPVKVSEGNRPEKMITTLPGNIPALWPSDLISFYREQFTSDPIYEALLFESRMCHKGDYVLVNTFEELEGRDAAAALSINGCPSVSIGPVFLPNFLGGVNSTLSNMSMWEEDDSCLQWLDKQHPLSVLYVSFGSLALKSQEQLDELALGLEQSGHAFLWVLRSDIAQGQAAVLPEGLEERIKDRALFVKWTPQLKVLAHPSVGGFLTHSGWNSTVESISMGVPMIGWPYFGDQFLDCRFAKDIWKVGLDFKDVDVDDARLVRREEIKSAVVSVMESKELQKKAQELKEAATKAVMVGGSSFNNITTFIHDMLEHAKSQSKSSSVYCEETREKDDNMH; this comes from the exons ATGACGATGAACGGTGTGAAAGATCTCACTGTGCACGCAGTTTTGGTGCCCTTTCCTGCGCAGGGTCACCTCAACGCTATGATACATCTCGCCGATCTCTTGGCAGCACGGGGTTTTTTCATCACTTTCGTCAACACAGAATGGACAGAGAAACGCATGTTTGGAAGTGCAAAGCACAAGTCGCAACTGCACCACACCAAACCCAATTTCCGATTTTTGTCATTCCCCGACGGCTTACCGGCTGAACACGGCCGCACCTCCCTCCTGGGCGAGTTATTTACAGCACTGGCTAAACGTGGAGACGCCTTGGAGATCCTCCTCCGCACTGAGAGTGGGAATGGCGTTCCTCCCGTCACGTGCATCATATCAGACTGTTGCATGTCCTGCACCGCGTCGGTGGCCGCCAATATGCAGGTGCCAAGAGTTGTCTTCTGGCCTATTTGTGCCGCTGCTTCTATTGCTCAGAAATACGCTAATTCTCTCCTTTCCCAGGGCCACATTCCTGTCAAAG TGAGTGAAGGAAATCGTCCGGAGAAAATGATCACTACGCTGCCCGGAAATATACCAGCTCTATGGCCTAGCGATCTCATATCGTTCTACCGCGAGCAGTTTACATCGGATCCCATCTACGAAGCGCTGCTGTTTGAATCACGAATGTGTCACAAGGGGGACTATGTGCTTGTGAACACCTTTGAGGAATTGGAAGGAAGAGACGCAGCGGCGGCGCTTTCCATCAACGGGTGTCCATCTGTGTCAATAGGCCCTGTGTTTCTCCCTAACTTTTTAGGAGGGGTGAACTCAACGCTGAGCAACATGTCTATGTGGGAGGAAGACGATAGCTGCTTGCAGTGGCTCGACAAACAACACCCGCTCTCTGTGTTGTATGTTTCGTTTGGCAGCTTGGCCCTCAAATCGCAAGAGCAGTTGGATGAGCTGGCGCTGGGTTTGGAACAGAGCGGGCATGCTTTTCTGTGGGTTCTTCGATCTGATATTGCTCAAGGGCAGGCTGCTGTTTTGCCCGAGGGATTGGAAGAGCGGATCAAAGATCGGGCGTTGTTTGTGAAATGGACGCCGCAATTGAAGGTGCTTGCACATCCTTCGGTGGGAGGATTTCTGACTCACAGCGGGTGGAATTCGACCGTGGAGAGCATAAGCATGGGAGTGCCCATGATTGGGTGGCCTTATTTCGGTGATCAGTTCCTCGATTGTAGATTCGCCAAAGATATATGGAAGGTCGGTTTGGATTTTAAGGACGTGGACGTTGACGATGCGAGGTTGGTGAGAAGAGAAGAGATAAAGAGTGCAGTGGTGAGCGTGATGGAGAGCAAGGAGTTGCAGAAGAAAGCTCAGGAGCTGAAGGAGGCGGCAACGAAAGCAGTAATGGTGGGAGGTTCTTCTTTTAACAACATAACCACGTTCATCCACGATATGCTCGAACATGCCAAATCACAGTCAAAGTCTTCTTCCGTGTACTGCGAGGAAACTCGTGAAAAAGATGACAACATGCACTAG
- the LOC131876758 gene encoding linamarin synthase 1-like: MVSVSERNRPEKMITTLPENIPAVWPNDLISFYHEHFTSDPIYKALLFESGMCHMGDYVFVNTFEELEGRDAAVALSIKGCPSVSIGPVFLINFLRGENSKLSKMSMWEEDDSCLQWLDKQLPCFGQAVVLPEGLEERTKDRALFVKWTLQLKVLAHRSVGLDFKDMDIDDGRLVSREEIRSVVVSVMESEESQKKVEELKEVARKAVMEGGSSCEKSITITNYYPLIFDRLFEQ; encoded by the exons ATGGTTTCAGTAAGCGAAAGAAATCGTCCGGAGAAAATGATCACTACTTTGCCCGAGAATATACCAGCTGTATGGCCTAATGATCTCATATCGTTCTACCACGAGCATTTTACATCGGATCCCATCTACAAAGCGCTATTGTTTGAATCAGGAATGTGTCACATGGGGGACTATGTGTTTGTCAACACCTTTGAGGAATTGGAAGGAAGAGACGCGGCGGTGGCACTTTCCATCAAAGGGTGTCCATCTGTGTCAATAGGCCCTGTGTTTCTCATTAACTTTTTAAGAGGGGAGAACTCAAAGCTGAGCAAAATGTCAATGTGGGAGGAAGACGATAGCTGCTTACAGTGGCTCGACAAACAACTCCCGTGCTTT GGGCAGGCTGTTGTTCTGCCCGAGGGATTGGAAGAACGAACCAAAGATCGCGCCTTGTTTGTGAAATGGACGCTGCAATTGAAGGTCCTTGCACATCGTTCG GTCGGCTTAGACTTTAAGGACATGGACATTGACGATGGGAGGTTGGTGAGTAGAGAAGAGATAAGGAGTGTAGTGGTGAGCGTGATGGAGAGTGAGGAGTCGCAGAAGAAAGTCGAGGAGCTGAAAGAAGTGGCAAGGAAAGCAGTGATGGAGGGAGGTTCTTCttgtgaaaaatctattacaattactAATTATTATCCTCttatctttgatagattatttgagcaatAA